The proteins below are encoded in one region of Micromonospora pisi:
- a CDS encoding lysophospholipid acyltransferase family protein, producing MSENGRTPAPEPIGSAVTDQPGDIWDRRVASGLAFLRRRLAGQYEIDDFGFDPELTDRVIHPLLRQLYREWFRTEVSGVENLPATGAGLVVGNHSGTVALDALILSAVLHDHHPARRYLRLLGADIVFRMPVVSELARKTGGTMACNPDAERLMGRGELVGVFPEGFKGVGKLYADRYKLQRFGRGGFVSAALRTGTPIIPVAIVGAEETYPMLADIKPLARLLKLPYFPVTPTFPWLGPLGMVPLPSKWLIEFCPPISTEGMADQADDPLVVFNLADQVRETIQQTLHQLLERRPDPFGP from the coding sequence ATGAGTGAAAACGGGCGGACGCCCGCACCCGAGCCGATCGGCTCGGCGGTCACCGACCAGCCGGGCGACATCTGGGATCGGCGCGTCGCGTCCGGGCTCGCCTTCCTCCGACGCCGTCTCGCCGGTCAGTACGAGATCGACGACTTCGGCTTCGACCCCGAGCTGACCGACCGGGTCATCCACCCACTGCTGCGTCAGCTCTACCGGGAATGGTTCCGTACCGAGGTCAGCGGGGTGGAGAACCTGCCGGCCACCGGCGCCGGCCTGGTCGTCGGCAACCACTCCGGAACGGTCGCGCTGGACGCGTTGATCCTCTCCGCGGTCCTGCACGACCACCACCCGGCCCGCCGCTATCTGCGCCTGCTCGGCGCCGACATCGTGTTCCGGATGCCGGTCGTCTCCGAACTCGCCCGCAAGACCGGCGGCACGATGGCGTGCAATCCCGACGCCGAGCGGCTGATGGGCCGGGGCGAACTGGTCGGCGTCTTCCCCGAGGGCTTCAAGGGCGTCGGCAAGCTCTACGCCGACCGCTACAAGCTGCAACGATTCGGCCGGGGCGGATTCGTCTCGGCGGCGCTGCGTACCGGCACCCCGATCATTCCGGTGGCGATCGTCGGCGCCGAGGAGACGTACCCGATGCTCGCCGACATCAAGCCGCTGGCCCGGCTGCTCAAGCTGCCGTACTTCCCGGTGACGCCGACCTTCCCGTGGCTCGGCCCACTCGGCATGGTGCCGCTGCCGAGCAAGTGGCTGATCGAGTTCTGCCCGCCGATCTCGACCGAGGGGATGGCCGACCAGGCGGACGACCCACTGGTCGTGTTCAACCTGGCCGACCAGGTACGCGAGACCATCCAGCAGACCCTGCACCAGCTACTGGAACGCCGCCCGGACCCGTTCGGACCCTGA
- a CDS encoding NAD-dependent epimerase/dehydratase family protein, translated as MTPGGTSGAPGVVVVTGVSRYLGAHVAARLAADPRIERVVGLDAADPSPELAPLLDQVERVRADVASVGTVIDELGADSVVHLALVTAPDQQHGGRAAMKEQNVIGTMQLLAACQRAPRLRRLVVRSSTAAYGASFRDPAVFTEETEPHAVPRGGFARDILDIEGYVRGFRRRRPDVTATVLRFAPFIGSTADTTLTRYFAQRVVPTVLGRDPRLQFLHIEDALEVLHRSVTEEHGGTYNVAGPGVLALSQAIRRSGRVAVPVLEPGLSGAAGIARTLGFGRYGLDQVDLFVHGRVVDTTRLTTEYGFTPRSTAVAFDDFISGHTDRTVVRAEQLAAAEQAILDRIRQVRTAVANPSGAATTGE; from the coding sequence ATGACCCCCGGCGGCACCTCAGGTGCACCGGGGGTTGTCGTCGTGACCGGCGTCAGCCGCTACCTCGGCGCCCACGTCGCGGCCCGCCTCGCCGCCGATCCACGGATCGAGCGGGTGGTCGGGCTCGACGCCGCTGACCCGTCCCCCGAACTGGCCCCCCTGCTCGACCAGGTCGAACGGGTACGCGCCGACGTGGCCTCGGTCGGCACCGTCATCGACGAGCTGGGTGCCGACTCGGTGGTCCACCTCGCCCTCGTGACCGCCCCCGACCAGCAGCACGGCGGGCGGGCGGCGATGAAGGAACAGAACGTCATCGGCACCATGCAGCTGCTCGCCGCCTGCCAGCGGGCGCCCCGGCTGCGCCGGCTGGTGGTCCGTTCCTCCACCGCCGCCTACGGGGCCTCGTTCCGTGACCCGGCCGTCTTCACCGAGGAGACCGAGCCGCACGCGGTGCCGCGCGGCGGATTCGCTCGCGACATCCTCGACATCGAGGGCTACGTACGCGGCTTCCGGCGGCGTCGACCCGACGTCACCGCCACCGTGCTGCGTTTCGCCCCGTTCATCGGCTCCACCGCCGACACCACCCTCACCCGCTATTTCGCCCAGCGGGTCGTGCCGACCGTGCTCGGCCGGGATCCCCGGTTGCAGTTCCTGCACATCGAGGACGCGCTCGAAGTGCTCCACCGCTCGGTGACTGAGGAACACGGCGGCACGTACAACGTCGCCGGGCCGGGGGTGCTCGCGCTGTCGCAGGCGATCCGGCGATCCGGGCGGGTCGCCGTACCGGTGCTGGAACCCGGTCTCTCCGGCGCCGCCGGCATCGCCCGTACCCTCGGCTTCGGGCGCTACGGCCTGGACCAGGTCGACCTCTTCGTGCACGGCCGGGTGGTCGACACCACCCGCCTGACCACGGAATACGGCTTCACCCCGCGTTCCACGGCGGTGGCGTTCGACGACTTCATCAGCGGCCACACCGACCGCACCGTGGTCCGCGCCGAGCAGCTCGCCGCCGCCGAACAGGCGATCCTCGACCGGATTCGTCAGGTCCGCACCGCGGTGGCCAACCCGTCTGGAGCAGCGACCACCGGTGAGTGA
- a CDS encoding 30S ribosomal protein bS22: MGSVVKKRRKRMAKKKHRKLLRKTRVQRRKLGK, from the coding sequence ATGGGCTCGGTGGTCAAGAAGCGCCGCAAGCGCATGGCTAAGAAGAAGCACCGCAAGCTGCTGCGCAAGACCCGCGTCCAGCGTCGCAAGCTCGGCAAGTGA
- a CDS encoding helix-turn-helix domain-containing protein, translating into MTGSPQSDARLSEVRFLTVAEVATLMRVSKMTVYRLVHSGELTAVRVGRSFRVPEHAVHEYLRGAFQETA; encoded by the coding sequence ATGACGGGATCACCACAGTCCGACGCTCGGCTGTCGGAGGTCAGGTTCCTGACCGTCGCCGAGGTGGCGACGCTGATGCGGGTTTCGAAGATGACCGTCTACCGGCTCGTGCACTCCGGTGAACTCACCGCGGTGCGGGTCGGCCGGTCGTTCCGGGTGCCGGAGCACGCGGTGCACGAGTACCTGCGCGGGGCGTTCCAGGAAACGGCCTGA
- a CDS encoding ABC transporter permease codes for MRLAEGWRVARNALRSNRTRSGLTMLGVIIGVAAVVLLVAIGTGAKREVEEQVEGLGSNLLVVVPGRLDFGAAPAVSRLDLSDVAAVSRVVGDPGRVTATVASGETVRAGSRSAFGTVQGVLETTPRVFVRDVARGTYFRASDVDGARRVAVLGSTVAATLFGDRDPVGQQISIASVRFRVIGTFAPLGQSLGVDRDGEVHVPITAAHRLYGTSRIDGIAVRAPDRERISELGDRIVGELTARHPDTEFSAVTQEQILGVLGDILGVLTGVLAAIAGVSLLVGGVGVSNIMLISVRERTREIGLRMAVGARPRDIGLQFLLEAVLLTTLGGVAGVALGITGAWSVAALSPVPATVTGWSLALAFGVSAVVGIVFGVLPARRAGRLDPVVALRAE; via the coding sequence ATGCGGCTGGCTGAGGGCTGGCGGGTGGCCCGGAACGCGTTGCGGTCCAACCGGACGCGCAGCGGACTGACCATGCTTGGTGTGATCATCGGCGTCGCCGCCGTGGTGCTGCTCGTGGCGATCGGCACCGGCGCGAAGCGCGAGGTGGAGGAGCAGGTCGAGGGCCTCGGGTCGAATCTGCTCGTGGTGGTCCCCGGTCGACTCGACTTCGGTGCGGCGCCCGCGGTGTCCCGGCTCGACCTGTCGGACGTCGCCGCGGTGTCCCGGGTGGTCGGCGACCCGGGGCGGGTCACCGCCACGGTCGCCTCCGGCGAGACCGTACGGGCCGGCTCCCGGTCGGCGTTCGGCACCGTGCAGGGGGTGCTGGAGACCACCCCGAGGGTCTTCGTACGCGACGTCGCCCGGGGCACCTACTTCAGGGCCTCCGATGTGGACGGGGCGCGTCGGGTGGCGGTGCTCGGCTCGACCGTGGCCGCGACGCTCTTCGGTGACCGGGACCCGGTCGGTCAGCAGATATCGATCGCCTCGGTGCGGTTCCGGGTGATCGGCACCTTCGCCCCGCTGGGGCAGAGTCTCGGCGTGGACCGGGATGGCGAGGTACACGTACCGATCACCGCCGCGCACCGGCTCTACGGCACGTCGAGGATCGACGGGATCGCGGTACGGGCACCGGATCGCGAGCGGATCAGCGAACTGGGGGACCGGATCGTCGGCGAGTTGACCGCCCGGCATCCGGACACCGAGTTCAGTGCGGTGACCCAGGAGCAGATTCTCGGCGTACTCGGCGACATCCTCGGCGTACTGACCGGGGTGCTGGCCGCGATCGCCGGGGTCTCGCTGCTGGTCGGCGGCGTCGGCGTATCCAACATCATGCTGATCTCGGTACGCGAGCGGACCCGGGAGATCGGTCTGCGCATGGCGGTCGGTGCCCGTCCCCGGGATATCGGTCTGCAGTTCCTGCTGGAGGCGGTGCTGTTGACCACGCTCGGTGGGGTGGCCGGGGTGGCGCTCGGCATTACCGGGGCGTGGTCGGTGGCCGCACTCTCCCCGGTTCCGGCGACGGTCACCGGTTGGTCGCTGGCGCTGGCCTTCGGGGTGTCGGCGGTGGTGGGGATCGTCTTCGGTGTGCTGCCGGCGCGGCGGGCCGGCCGGCTCGACCCGGTGGTCGCCCTGCGCGCGGAGTGA
- a CDS encoding ABC transporter ATP-binding protein: MTRSAVHLNRDEPAVEAIDVVRSYDLGAGRVAALRGVSLRIMPGDHLSIVGPSGSGKSTLMHLLGGLDRPTGGELRIGGRDIRTLTAPELADLRNRTIGFVFQSFHLLPRTSAVENVALPLVYRGTGARQRRARAVETLTRVGLGHRLDHRPNQLSGGEQQRVAIARALVTDPAVLLADEPTGNLDSVTGESVLALLEELNTERGVAVVLVTHDRSLAARTRRQVIIRDGLIATDSPVPPRAVAAPEIVDAAPSAEPRFASGSESGHPSGGSGGAAGATGRLRPSHPLPMPRRGGSR; the protein is encoded by the coding sequence TTGACCCGGTCGGCGGTGCACCTGAACCGGGACGAGCCGGCGGTCGAGGCGATCGACGTGGTACGGAGCTACGACCTCGGCGCGGGTCGGGTAGCGGCACTGCGGGGAGTCTCACTGCGGATCATGCCGGGGGACCATCTCTCGATCGTCGGGCCGTCCGGCTCCGGCAAGTCGACCCTGATGCACCTGCTCGGTGGCCTGGACCGCCCGACCGGCGGTGAACTGCGCATCGGCGGTCGAGACATCCGTACGCTGACCGCGCCGGAACTGGCGGACCTGCGCAACCGCACGATCGGTTTTGTGTTCCAGTCGTTCCACCTGCTGCCCCGGACGAGCGCGGTGGAGAACGTGGCGCTCCCCCTGGTCTACCGGGGGACCGGTGCCCGGCAGCGGCGCGCCCGCGCGGTAGAGACGCTGACCCGGGTCGGGCTGGGGCATCGGCTCGACCACCGGCCGAACCAGCTATCCGGCGGTGAACAGCAGCGGGTGGCGATCGCCCGCGCGCTGGTCACCGACCCGGCCGTCCTGCTCGCCGACGAGCCGACCGGCAATCTCGACAGCGTTACCGGCGAGTCCGTCCTGGCGTTGCTGGAGGAACTGAACACCGAGCGCGGGGTCGCGGTCGTACTGGTGACGCACGACCGGTCACTGGCCGCCCGTACGCGGCGACAGGTCATCATCCGGGATGGGTTGATCGCCACCGACTCCCCGGTGCCGCCGAGAGCCGTCGCGGCACCTGAGATAGTGGACGCCGCTCCCAGCGCGGAGCCCCGGTTCGCGTCCGGAAGCGAGTCGGGGCACCCGTCCGGTGGCTCCGGTGGCGCCGCCGGAGCCACCGGGCGCCTTCGCCCGTCCCATCCCCTCCCCATGCCGCGACGCGGCGGCAGCCGATGA
- a CDS encoding efflux RND transporter periplasmic adaptor subunit codes for MSRVPSPHAYAPSRPLLPALVAGSVVLVSLGAVACGDEAAPVALGSVSRASVAELVDAPANVTARAVATVSAPADGLLADLRVEPGATVTAGQILAVIDSPGARNRLKQSEQALDSARRAGQGTGGIRRTELTRSQRATDQAAARAFAAARDAAGKITEPGLRDAQLHQVRAAEQQYATAARAANQAVRAAQRGVAQLNAAVGALTAAQRVQAQQAYELARATVDALTLRAPVGGVVQFGGTGDGTGPGGTLGDLLGAAGLSGGAGGERRTAGPAVPGVDEAVPVGGRVTAGTPIMTVVDVAELGLVAEVDETDVLLVTPGLPAAVEFDAAPGATYDARVRAVDVLPAAGAGAGVGYRVRLTLAGGRFVDGRPAPAPRPGMSALVHLRVRQADDVVTVPAAALFSEQGRDNVWLVRSGRAERVPVTVGVQGTELVQILDGVQPGERLVVGGTDRIRTGQQIS; via the coding sequence GTGAGTCGCGTTCCGTCGCCGCACGCGTACGCACCGTCGCGGCCCCTCCTGCCCGCTCTCGTCGCCGGCTCGGTGGTCCTGGTCAGTCTCGGTGCCGTCGCCTGCGGTGACGAGGCGGCGCCCGTCGCGCTCGGCAGCGTCTCCCGGGCCAGCGTCGCGGAACTCGTCGACGCCCCGGCCAATGTCACCGCGCGGGCCGTGGCGACCGTCAGCGCACCCGCCGACGGCCTCCTGGCCGACCTGCGGGTCGAACCCGGTGCCACGGTCACCGCCGGCCAGATCCTCGCCGTGATCGACTCACCCGGCGCCCGGAACCGGCTCAAGCAGTCCGAACAGGCACTCGACTCGGCCCGGCGGGCCGGACAGGGCACCGGCGGCATTCGACGGACCGAGCTGACCCGCAGCCAGCGGGCCACCGACCAGGCTGCGGCCCGTGCCTTCGCAGCCGCCCGGGACGCCGCCGGGAAGATCACCGAACCCGGGCTCCGCGATGCCCAGCTCCACCAGGTACGGGCCGCCGAACAGCAGTACGCCACCGCCGCCCGCGCCGCCAACCAGGCCGTACGCGCCGCCCAGCGGGGAGTTGCCCAGCTCAATGCGGCCGTCGGTGCACTGACCGCCGCGCAACGGGTCCAGGCGCAGCAGGCGTACGAGCTGGCCCGGGCGACGGTGGACGCACTGACCCTCCGGGCACCGGTCGGCGGAGTCGTCCAGTTCGGCGGGACCGGCGACGGCACCGGCCCCGGCGGCACCCTCGGCGACCTGCTCGGCGCGGCCGGCCTCAGCGGCGGGGCCGGCGGCGAGCGGCGGACGGCCGGCCCGGCGGTGCCCGGCGTCGACGAGGCGGTTCCGGTGGGCGGCCGGGTCACCGCCGGTACACCGATCATGACGGTGGTGGACGTCGCCGAACTCGGACTGGTCGCCGAGGTGGACGAGACCGATGTCCTGCTGGTCACCCCCGGGCTCCCGGCCGCCGTCGAGTTCGACGCCGCCCCCGGGGCCACGTACGACGCCCGGGTGCGGGCGGTCGACGTACTGCCGGCCGCTGGCGCGGGGGCCGGCGTCGGTTACCGGGTCCGGCTCACCCTGGCCGGCGGGCGGTTCGTCGACGGCCGCCCCGCCCCCGCTCCCCGCCCCGGCATGAGCGCCCTGGTCCACCTGCGCGTACGCCAGGCCGACGACGTGGTGACCGTGCCGGCCGCCGCGCTCTTCTCCGAACAGGGACGGGACAACGTCTGGCTGGTCCGTTCCGGCCGGGCCGAACGGGTCCCGGTGACCGTCGGTGTCCAGGGCACCGAACTCGTCCAGATCCTCGACGGCGTGCAGCCGGGGGAACGGCTCGTGGTCGGTGGCACCGACCGGATCCGTACCGGACAGCAGATCTCTTGA
- a CDS encoding proline dehydrogenase family protein — protein MRSVILAASRSSRVERLVETAPFTRDVVRRFVAGTTTDDALRATHELVGSGLTVTLDYLGEDTVTPEQATAVREEYLTLLTVLAGADLTSGAEVSVKLSALGQKFDEKLAYDNVRAICAAAAAAGTTVTLDMEDHTTTDSTLDILARLRKDFPSTGAVLQAYLRRTEADCRELATAGSRVRLCKGAYKEPESVAYQSARDVDKSYVRCLNILLSGAGYPMLATHDPRLIAIGQDRARWFDRSPDEFEFQMLYGVRPDEQARLAGEGHTVRTYLPYGSDWYGYLMRRLAERPANLVFFARALISRK, from the coding sequence ATGCGTTCGGTCATCCTCGCCGCCTCCCGGTCATCCCGGGTCGAGCGGCTCGTCGAAACGGCCCCGTTCACCCGGGACGTCGTACGCCGGTTCGTCGCCGGCACCACCACGGACGACGCGCTTCGTGCCACCCACGAACTCGTCGGCAGCGGGCTGACGGTAACCCTCGACTACCTCGGCGAGGACACCGTGACCCCGGAGCAGGCCACCGCCGTCCGGGAGGAGTACCTCACCCTGCTGACCGTGCTCGCCGGCGCCGACCTGACCTCGGGCGCGGAAGTCAGCGTCAAGCTCTCCGCCCTCGGCCAGAAGTTCGACGAGAAGCTCGCCTACGACAACGTACGGGCGATCTGCGCCGCGGCGGCGGCGGCCGGCACCACGGTCACCCTCGACATGGAGGACCACACCACCACCGACTCGACGCTGGACATCCTGGCGCGGCTGCGCAAGGACTTCCCGTCGACCGGCGCGGTGCTCCAGGCGTACCTGCGGCGGACCGAGGCGGACTGCCGGGAGCTGGCCACCGCCGGTTCCCGGGTACGGCTCTGCAAGGGCGCGTACAAGGAGCCGGAGTCGGTGGCGTACCAGTCGGCGCGGGACGTGGACAAGTCGTACGTGCGCTGCCTCAACATCCTGCTCTCCGGAGCCGGTTACCCGATGCTCGCCACCCACGACCCGCGGCTGATCGCGATCGGCCAGGACCGGGCCCGCTGGTTCGACCGGTCGCCGGACGAGTTCGAGTTCCAGATGCTCTACGGCGTCCGGCCGGACGAGCAGGCCCGGCTGGCGGGCGAAGGTCACACGGTCCGGACCTACCTGCCGTACGGCAGCGACTGGTACGGCTACCTGATGCGCCGGCTCGCCGAGCGTCCGGCGAACCTGGTCTTCTTCGCCCGCGCGCTGATCTCCAGGAAATGA
- a CDS encoding CGNR zinc finger domain-containing protein, protein MNFDAYARTGVDLVNARLDDLDDLKALFADENLWMRDEVAERDVVIFRRAQKRLRDVFEFGTSGRDVDAVAELNSLLETFPVQPRISGHGSSDWHMHVSSRGASVSAEYLAGAVWGLSVWLCEYGSARFGVCADDRCGNVYLDTSSNCCRRFCSERCATRSHVAAHRARKRAAVEEAVQAAAVPKPSVPKASLPTQTLTKV, encoded by the coding sequence GTGAACTTCGACGCGTACGCCCGGACCGGAGTTGACCTTGTCAACGCGCGACTGGACGACCTCGACGACCTGAAGGCGCTCTTCGCCGACGAAAACCTCTGGATGCGCGATGAGGTGGCCGAACGCGACGTGGTGATATTTCGCCGCGCACAGAAGCGTCTCCGAGACGTCTTCGAATTCGGCACCTCTGGCCGCGACGTGGACGCGGTCGCCGAACTCAACTCACTGCTGGAGACCTTTCCCGTTCAGCCACGCATTTCCGGTCACGGATCCAGCGACTGGCACATGCACGTGAGCAGCCGTGGCGCCTCGGTGAGCGCGGAGTATCTGGCTGGTGCGGTATGGGGGCTCTCGGTCTGGCTTTGCGAGTACGGCAGCGCGCGCTTCGGGGTCTGCGCCGACGACCGTTGCGGCAACGTCTACCTGGACACCTCGTCCAACTGCTGCCGCCGGTTCTGCTCGGAACGGTGCGCCACCCGCTCGCACGTCGCCGCCCACCGGGCCCGTAAGCGGGCAGCGGTGGAGGAAGCCGTCCAGGCGGCGGCCGTGCCCAAGCCGAGCGTGCCGAAGGCAAGCCTGCCCACCCAGACACTCACCAAGGTCTGA
- a CDS encoding sugar phosphate isomerase/epimerase family protein translates to MTPPVLLSSSSVFPEPTAAAFELAAALGYDGVEVMVWTDAVSQDAGALRGLAEHYGVPVLSVHAPCLLVTQRVWSNDPGMRLRRAVELAETLDAPTVVVHPPFTWQREYARTFTPLLAELAEQHPGVRVAVENMYPVRMAGRQFVPYAPSWNPTETGYDAYTLDLSHCAASHTDSIDMADQMGGKLAHVHLGDGTGEGRDEHLVPGRGNQPCAELLASLAGRGFTGAIAVEVSTRGAKSRAGREADLGAALAFARAHLAAAPTLKH, encoded by the coding sequence GTGACCCCCCCTGTGCTGCTGTCCAGTTCCTCGGTCTTTCCCGAGCCGACGGCGGCGGCCTTCGAACTGGCCGCGGCGCTCGGTTACGACGGTGTCGAGGTGATGGTCTGGACCGACGCGGTGAGCCAGGACGCCGGGGCGCTGCGCGGCCTGGCGGAGCACTACGGCGTGCCGGTGCTCTCGGTGCACGCCCCCTGCCTGCTCGTCACCCAGCGGGTCTGGAGCAATGACCCGGGCATGCGTCTGCGGCGGGCGGTCGAACTGGCCGAGACGCTGGACGCCCCCACGGTGGTCGTGCACCCGCCCTTCACCTGGCAGCGCGAGTACGCGCGCACCTTCACCCCGCTCCTCGCCGAGCTGGCCGAGCAGCACCCGGGCGTACGTGTCGCGGTGGAGAACATGTACCCGGTCAGGATGGCGGGCCGGCAGTTCGTCCCGTACGCGCCGAGCTGGAACCCGACGGAGACCGGTTACGACGCGTACACCCTGGATCTGTCGCACTGCGCCGCGTCGCACACGGACTCGATCGACATGGCCGACCAGATGGGCGGGAAGCTCGCACACGTCCATCTCGGTGACGGCACCGGGGAGGGGCGCGACGAGCACCTCGTTCCCGGTCGTGGCAACCAGCCCTGCGCCGAACTGCTGGCGTCGCTGGCCGGCCGTGGCTTCACCGGCGCGATCGCGGTGGAGGTGTCGACCCGGGGCGCGAAGAGCCGCGCCGGCCGGGAGGCGGATCTCGGTGCGGCCCTGGCCTTCGCCCGCGCTCACCTCGCCGCCGCGCCCACCCTCAAGCACTGA
- a CDS encoding Ppx/GppA phosphatase family protein, translating into MRLGVLDVGSNTVHLLVVDAHHGAHPWPAHSEKAVLRLAEQIGRNGALTDNGADALVASVVEAKASASRLAVDDLLAFATSAVRDATNAAHVLARVRAETAVQLEVLSGADEARATFLAVRRWFGWSAGRLLVLDIGGGSLEVAAGIDEDPDIALSLPLGAGRLTRERLRVDASTTEPPPAQAVMELQEYIESLLDPVVERMKQARWERPVATSKTFRMLARLAGAAPSSSGLWVRRSLSQNGLRQIIGFIRHIPPSKLSELEGVSSSRAHQLLAGAMVAESVMRRLGIESLDICPWALREGVILRRLDQLEPA; encoded by the coding sequence ATGCGGCTCGGAGTGCTCGACGTGGGATCCAATACCGTCCACCTGCTCGTGGTGGACGCCCACCATGGCGCGCATCCGTGGCCGGCGCACTCGGAGAAGGCGGTGCTGCGGTTGGCCGAGCAGATCGGCCGGAACGGGGCACTGACCGACAACGGTGCGGACGCCCTGGTCGCGTCCGTCGTCGAGGCGAAGGCCTCCGCCTCCCGGCTGGCCGTCGACGACCTGCTCGCCTTCGCCACCTCGGCGGTCCGGGACGCGACCAACGCGGCACACGTGCTGGCGCGGGTACGGGCCGAGACCGCCGTACAGCTGGAGGTCCTCTCCGGGGCGGACGAGGCGCGGGCGACGTTCCTCGCGGTACGGCGCTGGTTCGGCTGGTCCGCCGGGCGGCTGCTGGTGCTCGACATCGGCGGTGGCTCGCTGGAGGTGGCGGCCGGCATCGACGAGGACCCGGACATCGCGCTCTCGTTGCCACTGGGGGCGGGGCGGCTGACCCGGGAACGGCTCAGGGTCGACGCCAGTACCACCGAGCCGCCACCGGCCCAGGCCGTGATGGAACTTCAGGAGTACATCGAGTCGTTGCTCGACCCGGTGGTGGAGCGAATGAAGCAGGCCCGCTGGGAGCGGCCGGTGGCCACCTCGAAGACGTTCCGGATGCTCGCCCGGCTGGCCGGGGCGGCACCCTCCAGTTCCGGGCTGTGGGTCCGGCGCAGCCTCTCCCAGAACGGGCTGCGGCAGATCATCGGTTTCATCCGGCACATTCCGCCGAGCAAGCTCTCCGAGCTCGAGGGAGTGAGCAGCAGCCGGGCGCACCAGTTGCTGGCGGGCGCGATGGTGGCCGAGTCGGTCATGCGTCGGCTCGGCATCGAGTCGCTGGACATCTGCCCCTGGGCCCTGCGCGAGGGAGTCATCCTGCGTCGTCTGGACCAGCTCGAACCGGCCTGA